GCGATGCGAGTCCAATCTTGAAGCTTTTCATTCCTCGACTCTCGATGAAAAGGGGAGTAACCCGGTGTGGCCTCAAGACGCGAGCATTTCGCGTTCGGCCTCTTAAGCTTGAAATCGCCACGCCGACCGGCAGCCCATCCGGGCTCCGTTGATTCTCGTTCCGACTCAATCGGACGAAAGGATCGATCATGGCTTTCTCTATGAAGCTCACTCCGAACGTTGAACGGATCCTCTGGGGCGCCTTCGGTGGTGCCCTTGCCCTTGCGGGAATTGGCTTCTCGTATGGGGGCTGGATGACAAGCGGCAAAGCAACGGAATTGGCGCAACGCCAGGCCGATGCCGCTGTTGTCGCTGCTCTGACCCCGATTTGCGTCGAAAACTTCCGTCATGCCGAGAAGGCTGACGACAATCTGACGAAGCTCAAAGCGATCAACTACTCGTATGAAAAAGGTGCTTTCGTCGCCAAGGGCGGCTGGGCCACTTTCCCTGACAAGAATGAGCCTCGATCCGCGGTCGCACAGGCTTGCGCAGATATTCTCGGGCGCACCGCGATGTAGCGGCGAATGACCGCAGTATTGGCAGCCGATTGAGCGACGGCGGGCTTGGCCGCGCTGTAGCCGGCTCGACGAAATTCCCATCGCGGCAGGTGTGAGATGCAAGCCGACCCGAAGCAATACCGAGGAGACGCGTTTGATCGCGCCATCAGGGAGACCTTTGGTGAGGCAACAACTTTCACCCAGGTCGAGGAGGCGCGAAGGCTCTATGCGCGCTACCGGACAGACGATCTCTTGAAACGCCTGAGAAACGTCGCATCCGGCGAAAATGGCGACCCGCAGCCTTGGACTTGAACGCCGGCGAGCACAGACTCGGACTGCCGATCAGTCTTTCTGCAACGTCGAAAGCCGTGCAAAGTCTTCTAGGACCCGCGCAATCAGCATCTTCCGCCTCGGGTCCTGTCCGGCCGAAGAACTGGCGAACAGCGACAGCAGATAGCGCGCCTTCTCAGCAGCTTCTTCCCAACTGTGCGCAGGGAGAGCGAGGAGTTGATCTTCCAACTCCTGCTGACGCGTGCGCAGTGCCAGTTCATTGGCCGCAACTTCAGAAAGCAACCTCCGCAGGTCGGTGGCTTTCTGCGCCGCCATCCCGCGGTGGGCGTCGAGTTCGACTGGTTTCTCGGTCATGCCGGCATTCTGGTTCGATCGTGCAGTGGCAGTCAGAGCGCCACCGAAATACGTCCGCACCAGCCTTGCACCGGTTTGTCCCGAAAGTCGATTGCAATTGTCCTAAGTGATGGGCGAGGAGTCGTCAGGCGTTAACTTCGGATCGATACGCTCGACTGCGAGTCCTCCATATTCGCCCGTTGGTTTGTGCTCTCGCCCTTGGTGATCATCGCGCGCGAGAGCGGCGTGGTGAAATGCAGAGCGGTACTGGAGTTTCCCATGAAAAAAGCACTGCCGGAAAAGATGTTCGTCGACGCTCAGTCCAGAATGAGCATGCTTCGCGATTGGGTGCTCAACCAAAGCGTCACCGAGATTGAGATGACCGAACGGCAGTTTTGGAACTTCGCCGCCCTTCAGCCAGTCTCGGAGAAGCCTTGGGTTACATTCATGGGCCGTCCACTTCGGGTGACGGACATGCCCGAAGACGCTCAGAAATGCCTGGGTATTCACGATCCCCAGCGTTCAGGCGCTATCTCGGCCAAACCACTCTCATTGGACAGAAATACTGTCATAAAATAAATAAATCTCGTGTATCCATTGTATATCCTGAAAATGAGCCTAGCTTAAAAAAGTACCTAGAAAATTGTTTTTTAGGTTTTATTGGAAGGAATTACTATGTCCAACCAACAGCAGGGCAACAACAACGCCCCGAAAACTCCGACACCGACCGAGACAAAGCCCGATAGCCAGCAGAACCAGGGCGACGCCAAACCGGGCTCCGACAAGCCGGAGCAGCAGAAATAATTCGTCGGTTAGAGGAGGCCCGGCTCGCGCCGGGCCTTTTCGTCGGAAAGCGGTGAGACCGTGGTGGTGAAATCGCTCCGGTTTGGACGAAAGCTGCCGGTGCCGTCGACCATCGAGATCAAGCTTCAACTCCTGACGTTGTGGCTGAAGGACCAGATGGCCAAAGAGGCCGCCGAAGCCGCCGCGAACGGCATCCGGTCGACCAGCGGATCTGGTGATGGCGATGCAACCGATTAGATCTCCCGGCGGGCGATCCGGCTCATCCTTATGGGCGGCTCCCATCGCACGCGTCACTTGCCTGGCTTTTCTGGGCCTCCCTTTGGCCGGTTAACGCAGCTGCGCCAGCCCAAGACGGCTGTCGAAAAATAAATCAGCCACCCGAAGCATGTTGGCATTGCCGCTTGCGACAGGTCTTGGGAGCCGCAATGTCCAAGCCGGAATGTCTGGCGGCGCTGATCGTCCTTATTCTGTGTGCAAGCGCCTGGTCGATGGCCGCGGTTCCAAGAGCCGGCGACACTGCCGGCGGAGAAGGGAAGCCCCTGTGATCTTTTGCAACAAGGGACCCCATCCATGCTTTACGCGGCTGCACGCAAATATCGTCGAGGAGGATGGCGCATTTACGGTTTCTGTCCGGATCTTCAATCACCTCAAAACAGAAGAGTCCGCCTGGGGCCAGGAAATTGCCGCGACCTTCGACATGGCTAGCCTGATGATTGGATCGCTGGCGGACCAATTTTCGATTCCTCAGAATTGCATCTCGATAAAGATCGTCACGTGGTGTCACCGGGATGGGACAATTCACTAGCCGAAAGAAGTCTTGGAGCTTTGATGTGCTCACCGCCCCTGCGCAGATCGGACTAGCAGATGAGCGTTGACCGGGGCGCCGTCATTGCGACGCTCGTGCTTGCTGCGGCCGTTGGTTGGAGTGCAGTGTTCACCGTCCATCAGACACAACAGGCGCTCGTCGTCCGGCTTGGCGAGCCGCTCCGGACGATCGCCGAGCCGGGCCTTCATTTTAAGATGCCCATCATCGACAGCGTGATCGCGATCGAAAAACGCGTCCTCGATCTCGAAGTGCCCGCTCAAGAGGTCATCGCCTCCGACCAAAAGCGATTGATAATCACCAGCTTTGCTCGCTACCGCATCAGCGATGCTCTCAAATTCTATCAAACCGTAGGGGCGGTCTCCGAAGCAAATCCCCGCCTGTCGATTATGTTGATTGCGGCGCTCCGCCGTGTTCTAGGGGAGGCGTCTTTTATTCAGATCCTCCGCACCGATCGTGCGGCATTGATGTCATCGATGCGCGATCAGCTTGATCGGGAAGCCGGCTCTTTCGGCATCTCGATTGTCGACGTCCGCATTCGAGGCGCGAACCTGCCGGAGCAGAACAGCCAGGCTATATACAGCCGCATGCAGACAGAACGGCAGCGGGACGCAACTGCGTACCGTGCCGACGGGAGTCAGCGGTCCCAGGAAATTCGCGCGATGGCCGATCGCGATGCCACCGTGCTGATTGCGGACGCGGCATCGAGTTCCGAGAAAATCCGTGGCGATGGTGATGCTGAGCGCAATCGAATCTTTGCAGATGCATTTGGCAGGGATAAGGAGTTTGCCGCCTTTTATCGTTCTATGCAGGCATATGACACAGCGCTCCGGCATGACACAACACACATGCTCCTGCGGACCAACTCTGAATTCTTCCGGTACTTCGTCGATCCCTCAGGCAAAAGAGATGATATCCTCCGTCAATGACGCGCGAACTCTAGGTGTTGTCAGCGCAAGCCAGTGCAGGCGACAGGCAGATCTGTGTCTCGCGGAGGCGCATCGGGAAGCTGACGCGATGATCCAAGCAGCGTTGCGCAACATGGCTGACCAATGGCTAACTCTCGAAAGGCAAATCGAGTGGATTGCAGAAACGAGAGCCCGGTCCGCTATGCCGATCGGTGCAGGGCCGGCGAAATAACCCGACGCGTGTCCAATCGCTAGGGCTGCTCTCAACATGAGCGAGGCTGGGCTGAATTGGTTACCCTCAACATCCACCACAAGACGTCGTATCGTTTCTACCAGCCAGTGACACTCTGGCCGCATCGCCTGTTGCTGCGGCCACGCGAGAGCAGGGAACTTCGCCTGATTTCCAGCGACGTTGCGGTCACGCCCGCAGCAGCCCTGAGTTGGGCCCAGGATGTCTGCGGTAACACCATTGCGACCGCGAACTTCTACGCGATGTCCGATCATCTGGTGATCGACAGCACCGCCACCATTGAACTCGACGCTGCTGCCTGGCCCGTTTTTCCCATTTCGTCGTCGGCGATTTTCTACCCCTTTCGCTATGAAGAAGACGAAATTGCCGATCTCGGCGCGCTGGCGGTTCCGCAATACCCAGACCCAATGGGTCAATTGCAGGCTTGGGCGCGGGCGGTCGTTTGGTGCAATCCAACCGAAACGCTCTTGCTGCTTAAAGATCTCAGTGCCGGGGTGTCGACCCAGATCGGCTATCAGAGCCGCGAGACGGAAGGCACGCAGACGCCGACCCAGACGCTCGATCGTCGATTGGGCTCATGTCGGGATCTGGCTGTCTTGTTCGCCGAAGCGGCGCGTATGCTCGGATTCGGAGCAAGGATCGTCTCGGGTTATCTCTACAATCCCAACCAACAGAGCGTCGGGTCCAACGGCGCGGGTTCGACGCACGCTTGGGCCGAAGTGTATGTTCCGGGGGCAGGCTGGATCACATTCGATCCGACCAATCGCAGTATCGGCGGATTCAATCTGATCCCAGTGGCGGTCGGGCGCGATATTCATCTCATCATGCCCGTCACCGGCAGCTTTCTCGGTATGACAAACGCGTTTCAGGGGATGTCCGTCGAAGTGCGGGTGACGCCTTGAAATCTGGCAGTCCATCTCGGAACTTATGGGCGCCTGCTCCGATTGAGGTTTATGGAAAATCGCCAACGCGAACTCTACACCAGTTCGAACGGGGACAGATGGTACCTGCAAGCGGTCGATGGCGAGGCGGTTGTCCTGCACCAGCCGAACTCATCCTCTGGCGGCCGACCATCTGAAGCTGCCCTGCATACCTTTTTAAATCCGCGCAACAAAGGCCCTGAACATGAAGCGCTTCGGAGGTTGATCTGCGGGCTTGCAACGGCCGAAAGCGATAGCTCCGAGGCGAAGGTTTTCTGGAATGCGTGAGAGTCCGCCGCCGGTGTATCTGGCATCCCGCTTCAAGCGCATCAAAAGCAAAAGGGCCGGCGTGACGCCGGCCCTTTTCCCCAGCCCCAATAAAATGCCGCTCAGTACGGGTAGCCGCCCGTCATGAAGCGGTAGTTGAGCGCGCCGCGGACGATGTCGTTGTCGAGCCGGCCGTAGTTCACGACGGCCGTGCCGCCCGCGAGGCCGTAGGTCGCCGTGAAGCTGTCCAGCGAGACGTGGAGATATTCGAGGCGCGCGGTCCAGGCCGGCGTGATGGCGTAATCGACGCCGACGCCGAGCGCCCAGCCGACCACGGTGTCGTCGGCGCTGTAGGGGCCGGCGAGCGTGCCGGTCACAGCACCGCTGGCCTTGCGGCCGCCGTAGGCGAGACCACCGGTGACATACGGCAGCCAGCGATCCCACATCGCGTAGCCGAGGCGGCCGCGGAAGGTGCCGAACCACTCGAGCTCTTGCTTGTCGACGAAGGTGGCGCCGCCGGCGCTGAACACCGAGTCGCTGTCCTGACCGGAGAACTGAATGTCGGTCTCAAGGCCGAACACCCATTGGCCAAACTGCCAATTGTAGCCAATCTGGCCACCGAACACGACGCCGCTCACATCGCTGAAGCCGCCGCCGAGATTGAGACCGGCGTACCAGCCGCCCCAGTTGAACGGCATGTAAACCGGCGCCTTCACCGGCATCATCTGACGCGGCGCGAGATCCGCCGCTGCAGCGGGAAGAGACGCGGTCACCAAACCGAGCGACGCAACGGCCGCCACCAAAAGACGCTTCATGTTCAACCCTCACTGAGACCGCCAACCGGCGGTTCACCCGACGAAATTTGGCCAAATCTTAACGCGGGTTCCGGACGGATTGAGTCTCCAAAAAGCCACAGCCGCCTAAATTGCGCGCGGATGAGGATTGCGGTCTAACTGACTGAAAAAACGATGCTTTAATTCTTGATGGCAATCCAAAACTGAGCCGCGCCCGATTTTTGCTGCCCATTTTCGCGACAGGCCGCACGCAGAAGGATTTGAATACCTCTGCGAGCCGGGCGCATGAAATTGCGCTTGCTTGGAACAAAAAGAGAACATACATTTGTCGGGCGGTTCGGCGCCAGTCAGCTTTCTGGGCTGTGTTTTGGTGTGGACGAACGGCAAACGCGCTTGTGGCGCAGCTGATGCGCACTAGGTTGCGGAGCAGGGCACCGGTCGATGGTACGCGAAACGCGCGTCAGCCTGCGAAGCGGAGCCCACTTAATCGAGAATTCGGCAATCAAAATTCGGAAGCGGCGAAACAGGAGAAGGTCATGGCAGGCTCAGTGAACAAGGTCATTCTGGTCGGCAATCTCGGCAAGGATCCGGAAATCCGCCGCACAAATGACGGGCGCCCGATCGCCAACCTGAGCGTGGCGACCTCCGAGACCTGGCGCGACAAGAACAGCGGCGAGCGCAAGGAAAAGACCGAGTGGCATCGCGTGGTGATCTTCAGCGAAGGGCTCTGCAAGATCGCCGAGCAATACCTGAAGAAGGGCTCGAAGGTTTATCTCGAAGGCCAGCTTCAGACGCGCAAATACACGGATAAGGACGGCAACGAGAAGTATTCGACCGAGGTGGTGCTGCAGGGCTTCAACTCGGCGCTGACCATGCTCGACACCCGCGGCGGTGGGAGCGGTGGCGGCTACGAGTCCTCCGACGACTTCGGCGCGCAGAGCGCAGCGCCCGCAAGAAAGCCCGCAATGGCGGGAGCCGGCGGCGGCCGTGGCGACATGGACGACGAAATTCCGTTCTGATTGCCGGGAAATCGCTGCGGGAGCATGATCCCGAAAAGTGCGAAGCGGTTTTCGGAAAAAGATCATGCTCAAACAGACAGATGAGCTTAGAGTCTGATCCAGCTTCGCTGAATCAGACTCTAACGACAGGGCGCCCGGCCATCAGCCGGGCGTCTTCTTTTGCCGAATCCGGAATGCCGGAAGTGTTGGTAGAATGCTTGGGAGCGATCCGCGGGCAATCATGAGCGGGACTGTTTCATGCGCGTGCTGGTGACCGGGGCCTACGGGCTGATCGGTTCGGCGTGTCTGGCGAGGCTGCATCGCGACGGCCACGAGGTGACCGGCGCGGGCCGCGACGTCCGCGAGGCGAGCCTGCGCGCGCCCTTCGCCAAATGGATCACCGCCGACTTCCGCCACCTGACGCTCGCCGGGGACTGGCTGCCGCTGCTTGAAGGCTTCGACGCGGTGGTGAACTGCGTCGGTGTCCTGCAGGACGGCATGCATGACAGCGTGCAGCGCATCCAAGTGGCCGCGACCACCGCGCTGTTTGCCGCCTGCGAGCGCGCCGGCATCAAGCGCGTGGTGCATATTTCCGCGATCGGCGCCGCGCGCTCCGCGCCGACCGCGTTTGCCCGCAGCAAGGCCGAGGCCGAGGACAACCTTTCGCGGCGCCAGCTCGACTGGGTGATCCTGCGTCCGGGTCTGGTGCTCTCGCCCGCGGTCTATGGCGGCACCGCGATGCTGCGCGGCGTTTGCGGCGTTCCGTTCGTGACGCCGGTGCTCGAGCCTGACGCGCGCCTTCAGGTGGTCAGCGTCGATGACGTCGCGGCCGCGGTGGCGCACAGCCTCACGCCCGACGCCAAGGTGAAGGTCAAATGGGATGTGGCGCATCCCGACGTTCTGACGCTCGAGACGGTCGTCAGTTCGATCCGCGACTGGCACGGCTTCCGCAAGCGCCCGATCTGGCGCGTGCCGCGCGGTCTCGGCCGGGTCGTGTCGGCGGTCGCCGACCTGCTCGGCTATCTCGGCTGGCGCAGCCCCGCGCGCTCGACCGCGGTCCGGCAACTGGCGGCGGGCATCATCGGTGCGCCGCCGCCCTGGATCGCGGCAACCGGCATCGAGCCGAAAAGCCTGCAGGCGATCCTGGCTCAGCAGCCGGCGAGCGTGACCGATCGCTGGTTCGCGCGGCTGTTCCTGTTCAAGCCGGTGGCGATTGCCGGTCTTGCATTGTTCTGGATCGCGACCGGCATCATCACGATGGGCCCGGGCGCGGCGGTGGCGCTCGGCCATCTCAAGACCGCGGGCGTACCGCCCAGGGTCGCGGGTCCGATGGTGCTCGTCGGCGCGCTATATGACTATTTCATCGGGCTCGGACTGCTGCTGCGACCTGTGGCTCGCATCGTGCTCCACATCATGCTGTGGTCGACGGTGCTCTATCTCGTCGCGGGCTCCGTGCTCGCGCCGCAGCTCTGGACCGATCCGCTCGGGCCGTACCTCAAGATCGTGCCGGTGCTGATCGCAACGTTGTTCACTCTCGCCATCATGGACGACCGGTAACAGCTGAGGGGAGCGCGGCGCGATGGCCCATCTCTATCTCACGCTGAAGCTCATCCATATCCTTGGCTCCGCGGTGCTGTTCGGCACCGGCCTCGGCATCGCCTTCTTCATGTTCATGGCTCATCGCAGTGGCGATGCCGCAGCGGTTGCGCACACCGCGCGCACCGTGGTGATCGCCGACGCGGTGTTCACCGCCACCGCGGTGGTGATCCAGCCGCTGACCGGCTGGGGCCTGATGGCGATGACCGGCGTGCCGATCACCGCATTCTGGATCAGAGCCGCGCTGGTGCTCTACATCTTCGTCGGCCTGTGCTGGCTGCCGGTCGTATGGATTCAGCTTCGGATGCGGGATATCGCGGCGGAAGCGGTTCGCAGGGGCAAGGCGCTGCCGGCGCGCTACCACCGCTATTTCCAGATCTGGTTCTGGCTCGGCTGGCCGGCCTTCATCGGCGTGATCGCGATTTTCGCGCTGATGCTGTGGAAGCCGCGATGACAGCACGGCAATTGTCGTTCGCGCGTGAAACGAGCGCATGTCTGACTGGTCAACCTGCCATCGAGGGGGCGCAAACACCGACAAATGGTGCCTTCGACAAACGGGAGATCGTGATGATGCTGTCGAGATCGAGCCTGTCTTTCCTCATCGCCGCTTGCGTGCTCGTGCCATCGGCGCAAGCGCACATCACGCTGGAAAAGCCGGAGGCCGCGGTAGCGGCGCCCTACAAGGCGGTGTTTCGCGTCCCCCACGGCTGCGGCGATTCCCCGACTGTGAAAATTCGCATCCGGATTCCCCAAGGTGTGATCGGCGTTAAGCCGATGCCGAAGCCGGGCTGGCAGCTCGAAACGGTCAAAGCCAAGTACGACAAGCCGTACAAAATGTTCCACAACGCGCTCACCGAAGGCGTCCGCGAGGTGACATGGACCGGCAAGCTTGCGGACGACAACTACGATGAGTTCGTGTTGTCGACCTATCTGACTGACGAACTCAAGCCGGGCACGACCCTGTATTTCCCGGTGGTGCAGGAGTGCGAGAAGGGCGTGCACCGCTGGATCGAAATCCCCGAAGCCGGCAAGACGGCCGCTGATCTTCCCGAGTCTGCGCCCGGTCTCAAGCTCGTGCCGGCGCAACGTCCGTAGCACTCGGGTCAGCGATGGTCTCACGCGGCGCTGCCATTGTGCTCGGAGTTCTGCTGGCGCTCATAACCGCGTCTGCGGCCTGGGCCCATGCCACCCTGGTCGGCAGTGAACCGGCCGACCGCGCGATGGTGCCGGAGTCCCCGCCGGCCGTTACGCTCCAGTTCAACGAGCCGGTCTCGCCTGTCTCCATCGTGCTCGTCGGTCCCAATGGCGCGTCCAGCACCTTGAAGGGGGTGACGGCGAAAGATGAGACGCTGACGGTCGCGATGCCCGGGGCGTTGGCGAAAGGCACGCACCTGTTGAGCTGGCGCGTGATCTCGGCCGATGGGCATCCGGTGTCCGGCACCGTCATGTTCTCGATCAAGGAGGCGAGCGCGGAGCCTCCGATGCAGCCACAATTCGAGATGGATCGTGGGCTGCTCGCGGGCATCTGGCTCTGCAAGCTCGCGCTCTATTGCGCCCTGATGTTCGGGATCGGCGGCGCCTTCTACGCGGCCTTCATCGCCACGGGGCCGCTCCCTGCGCGCTGCACGGTCTGGCTTTCCGTCCTGCTGTTGGGTGGCCTCGTCGCAACCGTGCTTTCGGTTGGATTCCAGGGTGTGGACCTCGCCAATCTACCGCCGTTGGAGATGCGCCGCCCCGATGTCTGGATCGGCGGACTGCGGACCTCCTACGGAACGACGGCCGTCATCGCCGCGGCAGCCCTCATCCTGGGTCTGCTTGCGCTTCGTGGCGGATCGCAGCGCAAGCTTGCCGCGGCACTCGCAATTGCCGGCGTGGGCGTGGCTCTCGCATCCAGCGGACATGCCGCGTCGGCTGCGCCGCAATTCCTGACACGTCCGGCGGTGTTCCTGCACGGCATGTCGGTTGCATTCTGGCTCGGCGCTCTGATTCCGCTCCTGGCGAGCCTGCACCTGCGCCGCGAGCGGGACTTGCTGAGATTCTCGCGGGTCATTCCGGCAGGGATCGCTGTGCTCGTTGCGACGGGCGTCGTGCTGTCCGTGGTCCAACTTGAAACGCTCGATGCGCTTTGGACAACCCGATACGGCATGGTCTGGGACGCAAAGATCGCAGCCGTGCTCGTGCTGCTCGGCCTCGGCGCCTGCAACCGCTACGCCCTGACACCCAGAATCGTACACGGCGAGCCTGCGGCGGCCGGCCGGATGTCGGCGTCCATCAGGATCGAACTTGTCTTGGCCTTGGCCATCCTGGCTGTTGTCGCGGCGTGGCGATTTACCCAGCCGCCGCGCGCCATCCATGCGGCGGCGAGTGCGCCGACCCAGGTGCACATCCACACCGCGAAAGCGATGGCCGATGTGAGATTGGAGCCCGCGGCTGGCGGACTGCACACCGCGACACTCGCGATCTGGAACGGCGACTTTGCGCCGTTGGCGGCCAAGGAAGTGGCGC
The Rhodoplanes sp. Z2-YC6860 genome window above contains:
- a CDS encoding DUF2269 family protein encodes the protein MAHLYLTLKLIHILGSAVLFGTGLGIAFFMFMAHRSGDAAAVAHTARTVVIADAVFTATAVVIQPLTGWGLMAMTGVPITAFWIRAALVLYIFVGLCWLPVVWIQLRMRDIAAEAVRRGKALPARYHRYFQIWFWLGWPAFIGVIAIFALMLWKPR
- a CDS encoding SDR family oxidoreductase; this translates as MRVLVTGAYGLIGSACLARLHRDGHEVTGAGRDVREASLRAPFAKWITADFRHLTLAGDWLPLLEGFDAVVNCVGVLQDGMHDSVQRIQVAATTALFAACERAGIKRVVHISAIGAARSAPTAFARSKAEAEDNLSRRQLDWVILRPGLVLSPAVYGGTAMLRGVCGVPFVTPVLEPDARLQVVSVDDVAAAVAHSLTPDAKVKVKWDVAHPDVLTLETVVSSIRDWHGFRKRPIWRVPRGLGRVVSAVADLLGYLGWRSPARSTAVRQLAAGIIGAPPPWIAATGIEPKSLQAILAQQPASVTDRWFARLFLFKPVAIAGLALFWIATGIITMGPGAAVALGHLKTAGVPPRVAGPMVLVGALYDYFIGLGLLLRPVARIVLHIMLWSTVLYLVAGSVLAPQLWTDPLGPYLKIVPVLIATLFTLAIMDDR
- a CDS encoding single-stranded DNA-binding protein, producing MAGSVNKVILVGNLGKDPEIRRTNDGRPIANLSVATSETWRDKNSGERKEKTEWHRVVIFSEGLCKIAEQYLKKGSKVYLEGQLQTRKYTDKDGNEKYSTEVVLQGFNSALTMLDTRGGGSGGGYESSDDFGAQSAAPARKPAMAGAGGGRGDMDDEIPF
- a CDS encoding YcnI family copper-binding membrane protein; the encoded protein is MMLSRSSLSFLIAACVLVPSAQAHITLEKPEAAVAAPYKAVFRVPHGCGDSPTVKIRIRIPQGVIGVKPMPKPGWQLETVKAKYDKPYKMFHNALTEGVREVTWTGKLADDNYDEFVLSTYLTDELKPGTTLYFPVVQECEKGVHRWIEIPEAGKTAADLPESAPGLKLVPAQRP
- the hflC gene encoding protease modulator HflC, translated to MSVDRGAVIATLVLAAAVGWSAVFTVHQTQQALVVRLGEPLRTIAEPGLHFKMPIIDSVIAIEKRVLDLEVPAQEVIASDQKRLIITSFARYRISDALKFYQTVGAVSEANPRLSIMLIAALRRVLGEASFIQILRTDRAALMSSMRDQLDREAGSFGISIVDVRIRGANLPEQNSQAIYSRMQTERQRDATAYRADGSQRSQEIRAMADRDATVLIADAASSSEKIRGDGDAERNRIFADAFGRDKEFAAFYRSMQAYDTALRHDTTHMLLRTNSEFFRYFVDPSGKRDDILRQ
- a CDS encoding transglutaminase family protein encodes the protein MVTLNIHHKTSYRFYQPVTLWPHRLLLRPRESRELRLISSDVAVTPAAALSWAQDVCGNTIATANFYAMSDHLVIDSTATIELDAAAWPVFPISSSAIFYPFRYEEDEIADLGALAVPQYPDPMGQLQAWARAVVWCNPTETLLLLKDLSAGVSTQIGYQSRETEGTQTPTQTLDRRLGSCRDLAVLFAEAARMLGFGARIVSGYLYNPNQQSVGSNGAGSTHAWAEVYVPGAGWITFDPTNRSIGGFNLIPVAVGRDIHLIMPVTGSFLGMTNAFQGMSVEVRVTP
- a CDS encoding copper resistance CopC/CopD family protein; amino-acid sequence: MVSRGAAIVLGVLLALITASAAWAHATLVGSEPADRAMVPESPPAVTLQFNEPVSPVSIVLVGPNGASSTLKGVTAKDETLTVAMPGALAKGTHLLSWRVISADGHPVSGTVMFSIKEASAEPPMQPQFEMDRGLLAGIWLCKLALYCALMFGIGGAFYAAFIATGPLPARCTVWLSVLLLGGLVATVLSVGFQGVDLANLPPLEMRRPDVWIGGLRTSYGTTAVIAAAALILGLLALRGGSQRKLAAALAIAGVGVALASSGHAASAAPQFLTRPAVFLHGMSVAFWLGALIPLLASLHLRRERDLLRFSRVIPAGIAVLVATGVVLSVVQLETLDALWTTRYGMVWDAKIAAVLVLLGLGACNRYALTPRIVHGEPAAAGRMSASIRIELVLALAILAVVAAWRFTQPPRAIHAAASAPTQVHIHTAKAMADVRLEPAAGGLHTATLAIWNGDFAPLAAKEVALVLAKPDAGIEPLRFPAVHVAESTWRVDGVNIPIKGRWRVRVEILIDDFDKVSIDEDVEFPR
- a CDS encoding outer membrane protein → MKRLLVAAVASLGLVTASLPAAAADLAPRQMMPVKAPVYMPFNWGGWYAGLNLGGGFSDVSGVVFGGQIGYNWQFGQWVFGLETDIQFSGQDSDSVFSAGGATFVDKQELEWFGTFRGRLGYAMWDRWLPYVTGGLAYGGRKASGAVTGTLAGPYSADDTVVGWALGVGVDYAITPAWTARLEYLHVSLDSFTATYGLAGGTAVVNYGRLDNDIVRGALNYRFMTGGYPY